The following are from one region of the Deltaproteobacteria bacterium genome:
- a CDS encoding acyl-CoA/acyl-ACP dehydrogenase, translating to MDFGLSEEQEQLQQSAREFLSRECPPVFVREVMRDADGLPRGFYQKLAKLGWPGLIVPESFGGLGLGMLDLAVLMEEIGRAVMPGPFFSSTLATLAIAQAGTATQKKRWLPRLASGDALGTIAFIEEGDRLDAEGITTRAKLARGVYHLNGTKLFVTDAHVADTIVAAFRTAGKGEQGVTLFLVPRDAPGLAIAPLPTIDQTRRVCELTFNDVEVPAGAVVGKAGDGWKRLARVLDAAGILLAADSLGGAQQALAMAVDYSKVREQFGRPIGSFQAVKHMAAEIVSEIEPARSLVWFAAYAYDAKPRDASRAAAMAKARLSDVYMRAADRGLQIHGGIGFTWEHDMHLFFKRAKWNELAYGDPAFHRERVAALSAW from the coding sequence ATGGATTTTGGTCTGTCGGAAGAACAGGAACAACTGCAGCAGAGCGCGCGCGAGTTTCTCAGCCGCGAGTGTCCACCCGTGTTCGTGCGCGAGGTGATGCGCGACGCCGACGGCCTTCCCCGCGGCTTCTACCAGAAGCTCGCTAAGCTCGGCTGGCCTGGTCTGATCGTGCCGGAGAGTTTTGGAGGGTTGGGCCTCGGCATGCTCGATCTGGCGGTGTTGATGGAAGAGATCGGCCGCGCCGTGATGCCCGGCCCGTTCTTCTCGTCAACGTTGGCGACGCTGGCGATAGCGCAAGCCGGCACCGCCACACAGAAGAAACGATGGCTGCCTCGCCTGGCGAGCGGAGACGCGCTGGGAACGATCGCCTTCATCGAGGAAGGCGACCGCCTCGACGCTGAAGGCATCACTACGCGCGCCAAACTCGCGCGCGGTGTCTATCATTTGAACGGCACCAAGTTGTTCGTCACCGACGCGCACGTGGCCGACACGATCGTCGCCGCCTTCCGCACCGCGGGCAAAGGCGAGCAAGGCGTCACGCTCTTTCTAGTGCCGCGCGACGCGCCAGGACTTGCCATCGCACCGCTGCCCACGATCGATCAGACGCGCCGCGTCTGCGAGCTCACATTCAATGATGTGGAGGTGCCGGCCGGTGCCGTCGTCGGCAAAGCCGGCGACGGATGGAAGCGGCTGGCGCGCGTACTCGACGCCGCCGGCATTCTGCTCGCGGCCGACTCGCTCGGCGGCGCGCAGCAGGCGCTGGCCATGGCGGTGGATTACTCGAAGGTTCGCGAGCAGTTCGGCCGCCCGATCGGTTCGTTCCAAGCCGTCAAGCACATGGCCGCCGAGATCGTCAGCGAAATCGAACCGGCGCGCTCGCTGGTCTGGTTCGCCGCCTATGCCTACGACGCCAAACCGCGCGATGCCTCCCGCGCCGCCGCGATGGCCAAGGCGCGGCTGAGCGACGTGTACATGCGCGCGGCCGATCGCGGGCTGCAGATACACGGCGGCATCGGCTTCACTTGGGAGCACGACATGCATCTGTTTTTCAAACGCGCGAAGTGGAACGAACTCGCCTACGGCGACCCGGCGTTCCACCGCGAACGCGTGGCGGCGCTCAGCGCCTGGTGA
- a CDS encoding DEAD/DEAH box helicase: protein MESELFHPLVARWFTDKFGEPTAAQAAGWQQIAAGRDTLIAAPTGSGKTLAAFLWALNRLVADGAQPAAPLQDHTRVVYISPLKALGNDIQKNLQQPLAEIQQLAASSGVTLPDVRVLVRSGDTPAHERQAMIRKPPQILITTPESLYILLTADRSRKMLAQAETVIVDEIHAVAGDKRGAHLALSLERLDALVGRRLQRIGLSATQKPIADIARLLVGSERLILNDLPDCAIVDVGHSRALDLRAEVTEHELGPMVTHELYADIFDRIAAHTTTHRTTIVFVNTRRLVERVSHQLAERLGTDKVAAHHGSLSRRTRLAAEEGLKSGAIPVVVATASLELGIDVGHVDLVCHLGAPRALATLLQRVGRSGHWLGAIPKGILFPLTRDDLVQCAAAIRAVRAGDLDRLFLPENPLDILAQQIVATVATATTDGLSEAELWQLVHRAYPFRNLERSDFEAVVEMLSEGVATSRGRRSAHLHRDRVNHRLRPRRGARLAAITSGGAIPDTADYDVIEEPSSTFVGKVNEDFAIESMAGDIFLLGNRSWRIRRVEAGRLRVEDAQGAPPTIPFWMGEAPSRTAELSAAVADLRRQVATRLPDAASATEWTVAACGVDRPGAEQIVAYIAETQAALGTVPTRDTVIAERFFDESGGMQLVVHAPFGGRINRAWGLALRKRFCRTFDFELQAAATDDGIVLSLGEQHSFPLENVFEMVRPAMVEEDLTQAALAAPMFGTRWRWNTTRALALLRHTGGRRVPMPIQRMRAEDLLAAVFPAQLACGDNHPGGPIELPDHPLVNETIDNCLREAMDVDGLRTLLDAIIAGDIRTVSIDTAAPSPMSHEILNANPYAFLDDAPLEERRARAVSLRRVDPDLANGIGALDPAAIDEVRAQAWPDVRDADELHDLLLSVVLLPTSKDKVDFRLGNRSLPLKKGGQEGFVEESVKQIPLDPPFSKGEGSADPSSINSSTVSTGERGADAARWAAFVDELIAERRATCARWGEYRALVAAERVALVTAAVPDVQFDPHLAAFADTPHCEPEDALRAIVHGWMECLGPTTGAALAALLGLPESKIDAALLRLESEGVVLRGRFTVTPSKPSEEWCERRLLARIHRLTINRLRREIEAVSAADFIRFLMRWQHVHAGTQLHGRDGVAQIIGQLQGLELPAPAWERDVLTARVDLYNPADLEQLCLAGEVAWGRLRLAPVGNGVDTDDPADHLTGVVAPVRGRRRAAPTRAAPLALVLREALPALLEPAASDVDLFRELSSAARDVIAHLERYGAAFLADIARATGLLPTQTEDALWELVARGLVTGDGIAGLRTLLLPDVKRRQPQRRLRALRGGSARRLMPVGRWALLRPPGLPSSADDVSHDLIARQLLRRYGVVFRELLAREVRAPAWRVLLGLYRRMEARGEIRGGRFVGGFIGEQFALAEAVDTLRAVRRTAAGGETALIAASDPLNLVGILTPGTRVSPFSSQMILYRDGVPADVGERGAVLSRMQRG from the coding sequence ATGGAATCGGAACTCTTCCATCCGCTCGTTGCTCGCTGGTTCACCGACAAGTTCGGTGAGCCGACGGCAGCGCAAGCGGCGGGCTGGCAACAGATCGCGGCGGGACGCGATACGCTCATCGCCGCGCCGACCGGATCGGGCAAGACGCTCGCCGCATTCCTGTGGGCGCTGAACCGGCTCGTCGCTGATGGCGCACAGCCGGCGGCGCCTCTGCAAGACCACACCCGCGTCGTTTACATCTCGCCTCTCAAGGCGCTCGGCAACGACATTCAGAAGAACCTGCAGCAACCGCTCGCCGAGATTCAGCAACTCGCCGCCAGCAGCGGCGTGACGCTGCCTGATGTGCGCGTGCTCGTTCGCTCCGGCGACACGCCGGCACACGAACGCCAAGCGATGATCCGCAAGCCGCCGCAGATTCTGATCACCACGCCGGAGTCGCTCTACATTCTGCTCACCGCCGACCGCAGTCGGAAGATGCTGGCGCAAGCGGAGACGGTCATTGTCGACGAGATCCATGCGGTCGCCGGCGACAAGCGCGGCGCCCACCTCGCGCTCTCGCTCGAACGGCTCGACGCCCTCGTCGGCCGCCGCTTGCAACGCATCGGCTTGAGCGCGACGCAGAAACCGATCGCGGACATCGCCCGGCTGCTGGTCGGCAGCGAGCGGCTCATCCTCAACGACCTGCCCGACTGCGCCATCGTCGACGTCGGCCACTCGCGCGCGCTCGATCTCCGCGCCGAAGTGACGGAGCACGAACTCGGCCCGATGGTGACGCACGAACTGTACGCCGATATCTTCGACCGCATCGCCGCGCACACCACGACGCACCGCACCACCATCGTATTCGTCAACACCCGGCGCTTGGTCGAGCGCGTGTCGCATCAACTGGCGGAACGGCTCGGCACCGACAAGGTCGCCGCTCATCACGGCAGTCTGTCGCGCCGCACGCGGCTGGCGGCGGAGGAAGGACTGAAGAGCGGTGCGATTCCCGTCGTCGTCGCCACCGCGTCGCTCGAACTCGGCATCGACGTCGGCCATGTGGATCTCGTCTGCCACCTCGGCGCGCCGCGCGCGCTGGCAACACTGCTGCAGCGCGTCGGCCGTTCCGGCCACTGGCTGGGCGCTATTCCCAAGGGCATTCTGTTTCCGCTCACGCGCGACGATCTGGTGCAGTGCGCCGCCGCGATTCGGGCCGTGCGTGCCGGCGATCTCGACCGTTTGTTCCTGCCCGAAAACCCGCTCGACATCCTGGCGCAGCAGATCGTCGCCACGGTGGCCACGGCGACGACGGACGGACTGAGCGAAGCGGAACTGTGGCAACTGGTTCACCGCGCGTATCCATTTCGCAACCTCGAGCGCAGCGACTTCGAGGCGGTGGTCGAGATGCTCTCCGAGGGCGTGGCGACTTCACGCGGCCGGCGCTCGGCGCACTTGCACCGCGACCGCGTGAATCATCGCCTGCGTCCGCGGCGCGGCGCGCGGCTGGCCGCCATCACCAGCGGCGGCGCGATCCCCGACACCGCCGACTACGACGTGATCGAGGAACCGAGCAGCACCTTCGTCGGCAAGGTCAACGAAGACTTCGCCATCGAGAGTATGGCCGGTGACATCTTCCTGCTCGGTAATCGCTCGTGGCGCATCCGACGCGTCGAAGCCGGCCGGCTGCGCGTCGAAGACGCGCAGGGGGCACCGCCGACGATTCCGTTCTGGATGGGCGAAGCGCCGTCGCGCACCGCTGAACTGTCGGCGGCGGTCGCCGATCTGCGCCGGCAAGTCGCGACGCGCCTGCCCGACGCGGCGAGCGCGACCGAGTGGACCGTCGCGGCGTGCGGCGTCGATCGCCCCGGCGCCGAGCAGATCGTCGCCTACATCGCCGAGACCCAGGCCGCGCTCGGCACCGTGCCGACGCGTGACACGGTGATCGCCGAGCGGTTTTTCGACGAGAGCGGCGGCATGCAGTTGGTCGTGCACGCGCCGTTTGGCGGCCGCATCAATCGCGCCTGGGGCCTCGCGCTGCGCAAACGGTTTTGCCGCACGTTCGACTTCGAGTTGCAGGCGGCGGCCACCGACGATGGCATCGTGCTGTCGCTCGGCGAGCAACACAGTTTTCCGCTCGAAAACGTCTTCGAGATGGTGCGCCCGGCCATGGTCGAGGAAGATCTGACGCAGGCCGCCCTCGCCGCGCCGATGTTCGGCACGCGCTGGCGCTGGAACACCACTCGCGCGCTGGCACTGCTGCGCCACACCGGCGGCCGGCGCGTGCCGATGCCGATCCAGCGCATGCGCGCCGAAGATCTCCTCGCGGCGGTGTTCCCGGCGCAGCTCGCGTGTGGCGACAATCACCCCGGCGGCCCGATCGAGTTGCCCGATCATCCGCTGGTCAACGAGACGATCGACAACTGCCTGCGCGAAGCGATGGACGTCGACGGCCTGCGGACTCTGCTCGACGCGATCATCGCCGGTGACATCCGCACGGTGTCGATCGACACCGCCGCGCCATCGCCGATGTCGCACGAGATCCTCAACGCCAACCCGTACGCGTTCCTCGACGACGCGCCGCTGGAAGAGCGCCGCGCCCGCGCCGTATCGCTAAGGCGCGTTGATCCCGATCTCGCCAACGGCATCGGCGCACTCGATCCAGCGGCCATCGACGAAGTGCGGGCGCAAGCCTGGCCCGATGTGCGCGACGCCGACGAGTTGCACGATCTGTTGCTGAGTGTTGTGCTGCTCCCTACCTCCAAGGACAAGGTCGACTTTCGTTTGGGCAACAGGTCCCTCCCTTTGAAAAAGGGAGGTCAGGAGGGATTTGTCGAAGAATCAGTCAAACAAATCCCCCTCGATCCCCCTTTTTCAAAGGGGGAAGGTTCCGCCGACCCGTCTTCAATCAATTCATCGACAGTCTCAACGGGAGAGCGCGGAGCCGACGCCGCGCGGTGGGCAGCCTTTGTTGATGAACTCATCGCCGAGCGCCGCGCCACCTGCGCACGCTGGGGCGAGTACCGGGCACTGGTCGCCGCCGAGCGCGTCGCACTCGTCACCGCCGCGGTTCCGGACGTGCAGTTCGATCCGCACCTAGCGGCCTTCGCCGACACACCTCACTGCGAGCCCGAAGACGCGCTGCGCGCGATCGTTCACGGTTGGATGGAATGCCTCGGCCCGACTACCGGTGCCGCGCTTGCCGCGCTTCTGGGTTTACCGGAGTCCAAGATCGACGCGGCGCTGCTGCGACTCGAATCGGAAGGCGTCGTACTGCGCGGACGCTTCACAGTAACACCCTCGAAGCCTTCCGAAGAGTGGTGCGAGCGGCGACTGCTGGCGCGCATTCATCGACTCACGATCAACCGATTGCGGCGTGAGATCGAAGCCGTGTCAGCGGCCGACTTCATTCGTTTCCTCATGCGCTGGCAGCACGTGCACGCGGGCACGCAACTGCACGGGCGCGATGGCGTGGCGCAGATCATCGGGCAGTTGCAAGGTCTCGAACTGCCGGCGCCGGCGTGGGAGCGCGACGTGCTCACCGCGCGCGTCGATCTCTACAATCCCGCCGATCTCGAACAGCTCTGCCTTGCCGGCGAAGTCGCGTGGGGCCGGTTGCGGCTCGCGCCCGTTGGCAATGGCGTCGACACCGACGATCCCGCCGATCATCTCACTGGCGTTGTCGCTCCCGTGCGCGGCCGGCGGCGCGCTGCGCCGACGCGTGCCGCGCCCTTGGCGTTGGTCCTGCGCGAAGCGCTGCCCGCCCTGCTGGAGCCAGCCGCGTCTGATGTCGATCTTTTCCGCGAGCTGTCGTCGGCGGCGCGCGACGTGATCGCGCACCTCGAACGCTACGGCGCGGCGTTTCTCGCCGACATCGCGCGAGCTACCGGCTTGCTGCCAACCCAGACGGAAGACGCGTTGTGGGAACTGGTCGCGCGCGGCCTGGTCACCGGCGACGGCATTGCCGGTTTGCGCACGCTGCTGCTCCCCGATGTGAAGCGACGACAACCGCAGCGGCGACTGCGCGCGCTGCGCGGCGGTTCCGCGCGCCGCCTGATGCCCGTCGGACGTTGGGCGCTGCTGCGGCCGCCCGGCCTGCCGTCGAGCGCCGACGATGTGTCGCACGATTTGATCGCGCGGCAACTGCTGCGCCGTTACGGCGTGGTGTTTCGCGAACTGCTCGCGCGCGAAGTGCGCGCACCAGCCTGGCGCGTGCTGCTCGGACTCTACCGCCGCATGGAAGCGCGCGGCGAGATCCGCGGCGGGCGCTTCGTCGGCGGATTCATCGGCGAGCAGTTTGCATTGGCGGAAGCGGTCGATACCTTGCGCGCCGTCCGGCGCACTGCCGCCGGCGGGGAGACGGCACTGATCGCCGCATCCGATCCGCTCAATCTCGTCGGCATCCTGACGCCGGGAACACGCGTCTCGCCGTTCTCGAGCCAGATGATCCTCTATCGCGACGGCGTGCCCGCCGACGTCGGCGAACGCGGCGCCGTCCTCAGCCGCATGCAGCGCGGCTAG
- a CDS encoding GNAT family N-acetyltransferase, with product MGAGVSVTIREASSGDLGVIHDIRRDAILGIESDDLGAIDRQAWADRRSAEFFAERVGAGEVVLAVSGSRALGWGSSSGDCITAVYVRSSSTRMGVGRAVMGSLETDIENRGHECVTLEASPNAVGFYTKLGYTSVGRPGDDGAVPMRKALR from the coding sequence GTGGGTGCGGGGGTGAGCGTGACAATCCGCGAAGCCAGTTCGGGCGATCTGGGCGTCATTCACGACATCCGCCGCGATGCGATCCTTGGAATCGAGTCCGACGATCTTGGAGCGATCGATCGACAGGCGTGGGCAGACAGACGGTCAGCAGAATTCTTCGCAGAGCGGGTTGGCGCTGGCGAAGTTGTGCTTGCCGTTTCTGGGAGTCGTGCGCTTGGTTGGGGAAGTAGTTCAGGAGACTGCATCACAGCAGTCTACGTCCGTTCGTCGTCAACTCGCATGGGAGTTGGTCGAGCCGTCATGGGAAGTCTCGAAACTGATATCGAGAATCGCGGACACGAATGCGTGACGCTCGAAGCCAGTCCCAATGCGGTCGGTTTCTACACCAAGCTCGGCTACACGTCGGTGGGACGTCCGGGCGATGATGGGGCTGTGCCGATGAGGAAAGCTCTTCGTTGA
- a CDS encoding acyltransferase family protein — translation MVATAAASTRRRRQRADPFGYDPAFHARVRPVMEFLYRRYWRIEIEGLDHVPADGAALLVGNHSGGIPFDASMIATAVDLDHPQHRLVRFLYDRFVADMPYVGGAYNRLGAVPASYLSAYRVLQTGALVGIFPEGVAGVAKGIGQRYRLQRFHTGFIRLSLSLQVPIVPVAVVGAEEIYPVIGKWTRLGPLKELLNVPYVPVTPLFPLFGVLGVVPLPTKWHIRFGEPIHFYRDPKLRAARKQTSARLAERVRRRIQAMLHEMLAQRESLF, via the coding sequence CGGCGTTCCATGCACGCGTGCGGCCGGTGATGGAGTTTCTCTATCGTCGCTATTGGCGCATCGAGATCGAGGGGCTCGATCATGTGCCCGCCGACGGCGCGGCGCTGCTCGTCGGCAATCACTCCGGCGGCATTCCGTTCGATGCCAGCATGATCGCCACCGCGGTCGATCTCGATCATCCGCAGCATCGGCTGGTGCGTTTTCTCTACGACCGTTTTGTCGCCGACATGCCGTACGTCGGTGGTGCGTACAATCGACTCGGGGCAGTGCCGGCGTCGTATCTCAGCGCCTACCGCGTGTTGCAAACTGGTGCGCTGGTCGGCATTTTTCCCGAGGGCGTCGCCGGCGTGGCGAAAGGCATCGGACAACGGTACCGCTTGCAGCGCTTCCACACCGGCTTCATCCGGCTCAGTCTGAGCTTGCAGGTGCCCATCGTTCCGGTTGCGGTGGTTGGCGCGGAGGAGATCTATCCGGTCATCGGCAAGTGGACGCGCTTGGGGCCACTGAAGGAACTGCTCAACGTCCCATACGTCCCGGTGACCCCGTTGTTCCCGCTGTTCGGCGTGCTCGGGGTCGTACCGCTACCGACCAAGTGGCACATCCGGTTCGGTGAGCCGATTCACTTTTATCGCGATCCGAAGTTGCGCGCCGCGCGCAAACAAACCAGCGCGCGCCTCGCCGAGCGCGTCCGCCGCCGCATTCAAGCCATGCTGCACGAGATGCTGGCGCAGCGAGAGTCGCTATTCTGA